Proteins found in one Apostichopus japonicus isolate 1M-3 chromosome 16, ASM3797524v1, whole genome shotgun sequence genomic segment:
- the LOC139983822 gene encoding general transcription factor II-I repeat domain-containing protein 1-like, which produces MNGTTTKQIKPRRTGYSLFCMEKANSEEFKQLTRSERLHRFGESWRTLGQEQRALFRARARSLPIPTDQKWRKKEWTRTTKKILSMIDKLKEIIPTTEGYLVLSAGSEIMSYGTSKGSMFLNEYPGLATESFRAFLNQGFPSSALGSEKVTINVIQTIFNEKYSDACGVRGRRMPYSSVKQGLVKMEGMPPGVLLRHPSSYGPRQLRAIFAAKDELRCVINHQGQPDGSS; this is translated from the exons ATGAATGGAACAACAACTAAACAG ATTAAACCAAGAAGGACAGGCTACAGTCTCTTCTGTATGGAAAAGGCCAACAGTGAAG AGTTTAAACAACTTACCAGAAGCGAGAGGCTTCATAGATTTGGAGAGAGCTGGAGGACCTTAGGTCAGGAGCAGAGGGCGCTGTTTAGAGCCAGGGCCAGAAGCCTCCCAATCCCCACAGACCAGAAATGGAGGAAGAAAGAATGGACGCGGACCACAAAGAAAATACTATCTATG ATTGACAAACTTAAAGAAATCATACCAACCACTGAGGGATATTTGGTCCTGAGTGCCGGAAGTGAAATTATGTCCTACGGAACATCAAAAGGATCAATGTTCCTTAACGAATACCCTGGACTGGCTACAGAGTCATTCAGAGCCTTCCTAAATC AGGGTTTTCCATCCAGTGCTCTTGGATCAGAGAAGGTGACAATCAATGTCAtccaaacaattttcaatgaGAAATATT cTGATGCATGTGGAGTAAGAGGCAGAAGGATGCCTTACTCCTCGGTGAAGCAAGGCCTTGTAAAAATGGAAGGGATGCCCCCTGGAGTTTTATTAAGACATCCATCATCTTATGGACCGAGGCAGCTAAGAGCAATTTTTGCTGCCAAAGATGAGCTTAGATGTGTTATAA ATCACCAGGGACAACCGGACGGGTCCAGTTGA